The Halomicronema hongdechloris C2206 genome includes a window with the following:
- a CDS encoding TetR/AcrR family transcriptional regulator, which translates to MAKADLTRARIIQRAANLFNLQGYAGSSMADIMQATGLKKGGIYNHFASKDDLALAAFDFAVQQVSQRYREALQDTPGAIAGLKVIVGTFCTAPDQVPLQGGCPLLNTAIESDDTHSGLREKAQGAMGEWRRLIRRLVQQGLKAGELRPAVDPDTVATIVISTLEGALMMTKLYGDRVHLERGQAHLEHYIDDLRASP; encoded by the coding sequence ATGGCTAAAGCCGACCTCACCCGTGCCCGTATCATTCAGCGGGCTGCCAACTTGTTTAACCTGCAAGGCTATGCCGGTTCGTCTATGGCCGACATCATGCAGGCGACTGGGTTAAAGAAGGGCGGCATTTACAACCACTTTGCCAGCAAAGATGACTTAGCCTTGGCCGCCTTTGACTTTGCGGTGCAGCAGGTGAGTCAACGCTATCGAGAGGCCCTGCAGGACACCCCTGGTGCCATTGCTGGCCTTAAGGTGATCGTGGGGACCTTCTGCACCGCCCCGGATCAGGTGCCCTTGCAGGGGGGCTGCCCCTTGCTCAATACAGCCATCGAGAGTGATGACACCCACTCAGGCTTGCGGGAGAAAGCCCAAGGGGCCATGGGTGAGTGGCGGCGATTGATTCGGCGGCTAGTACAGCAGGGGTTGAAGGCGGGAGAACTGCGACCGGCAGTAGACCCTGATACGGTGGCTACGATTGTCATTTCCACGTTGGAAGGGGCCTTGATGATGACGAAACTCTATGGCGATCGCGTCCACCTGGAACGAGGCCAGGCCCACCTGGAGCACTACATCGACGACTTACGGGCCAGCCCTTGA
- a CDS encoding glutathione S-transferase family protein, which yields MLTFYYHPLSPVARRVWIALLEKGLPFEARLVQLNGEQWQPEFLALNPFHHVPVLADGELILIESLAILDYLEAQYPAPPLTPAKPVALARMRMVQMVVVNELTPHLPALVAESEGIECQPGAALEPGLRFLEQQLGNAAYFGGDSLSLADITATCTMSLMQRLGVALADYPALAAWHGRISQRPAWQQSQPEEAALATWKRWLALKIKRRQRQLARP from the coding sequence ATGCTGACTTTTTACTACCATCCCCTTTCCCCTGTGGCGCGGCGAGTCTGGATTGCCCTGCTTGAAAAGGGCCTGCCCTTCGAAGCGCGCCTAGTGCAGCTCAATGGCGAGCAATGGCAACCGGAATTTTTGGCCCTGAATCCCTTCCATCATGTGCCGGTGCTGGCAGATGGGGAGCTCATCCTGATTGAGTCCCTGGCTATCCTGGACTACCTGGAGGCCCAATACCCAGCACCGCCCCTAACCCCAGCCAAGCCCGTAGCCCTGGCTCGGATGCGCATGGTGCAGATGGTAGTGGTAAATGAGTTAACCCCCCACCTACCGGCTCTAGTGGCCGAGAGTGAAGGGATAGAGTGCCAGCCTGGCGCTGCCCTGGAGCCGGGGCTGCGGTTTCTAGAGCAACAGTTAGGGAATGCTGCCTACTTCGGCGGTGATAGTCTCTCCCTGGCCGATATCACTGCCACTTGCACCATGTCCTTGATGCAGCGCCTGGGGGTAGCCTTGGCCGACTATCCGGCTCTGGCCGCCTGGCATGGTCGTATCAGCCAACGGCCCGCCTGGCAACAGAGCCAGCCTGAGGAAGCCGCCTTAGCCACCTGGAAGCGATGGCTAGCCCTGAAGATCAAGCGCCGCCAACGGCAGCTGGCCCGCCCCTAG
- a CDS encoding efflux RND transporter periplasmic adaptor subunit has translation MTSRSFASALRRRPKITLAASVLLSSLALVGGHRLWILKSSPQPPPQEGLPVAAVTAEVMPSYPVTRQYTGEVVAGRASDLGFEQGGELIWVGVDRGEPVQAGQVLAKLDSRRLEAMRSQLLAQHQQAQARLAELQNGPRPEAIATARATVQDLQDQLTLARLRRQRRQYLYQVGAISQEERDLVAFNAAALEDRLAAARSQLQELLNGTRTEQIAAQQAQVQQLQARLSDIAIAIEKRTLTAPFAGAIASRHHDEGTIVSAGQPVLRLVEQASPDVQVGLPVAVADGLALDQPYDLEIAGQSYRGILTARLPEVDPLTRTQITVFSLAAAPSHLAPEQLVTLELVQTVPSRGVWLPMTALVPAEQGLWATYALVPQQDDASLYRVEPRQVEVLHTESDRAFVQGLVQAGDRIVRDGSQRLVPGQLVHLAP, from the coding sequence ATGACTTCCCGTTCGTTTGCCTCGGCTCTACGACGTCGCCCTAAAATCACCCTGGCTGCTAGCGTGCTCCTGTCTAGCCTGGCTTTGGTGGGGGGCCATCGTCTCTGGATCCTTAAGTCTTCGCCTCAGCCCCCGCCCCAGGAAGGATTGCCAGTGGCCGCGGTGACCGCTGAAGTGATGCCGTCTTACCCGGTGACCCGCCAGTATACCGGTGAGGTGGTGGCAGGGCGTGCCAGTGACCTCGGTTTTGAGCAGGGGGGAGAGTTGATCTGGGTGGGCGTCGATCGGGGGGAGCCGGTGCAGGCTGGTCAGGTCTTGGCCAAGCTGGATAGCCGCCGCTTAGAGGCGATGCGATCGCAACTGCTGGCCCAACATCAGCAGGCCCAGGCCCGGCTAGCAGAATTGCAGAATGGCCCTCGCCCCGAGGCCATTGCCACCGCCCGAGCCACGGTGCAAGACCTGCAGGATCAACTGACCTTGGCACGGCTGCGCCGACAACGGCGGCAGTATCTCTACCAAGTTGGGGCCATTTCCCAGGAAGAGCGGGATCTGGTGGCCTTCAATGCCGCGGCCTTAGAGGATCGGCTGGCGGCGGCCCGTAGCCAGTTGCAGGAACTGCTCAACGGTACCCGCACCGAGCAGATTGCCGCCCAGCAGGCCCAGGTGCAACAACTGCAAGCCCGCCTCAGCGATATTGCCATCGCCATCGAGAAGCGCACGCTTACCGCCCCCTTTGCCGGTGCGATCGCCAGCCGCCATCATGACGAAGGCACCATCGTCTCCGCGGGACAGCCGGTGTTGCGGCTGGTGGAGCAGGCTTCTCCAGACGTACAAGTGGGCCTGCCAGTGGCCGTGGCCGATGGGTTGGCCCTAGACCAGCCCTATGACCTAGAGATCGCTGGCCAATCCTATCGGGGCATCCTCACCGCCCGCCTACCCGAGGTCGATCCCCTGACACGCACTCAGATTACCGTCTTCAGCTTGGCGGCGGCCCCCAGCCACCTCGCTCCCGAACAGCTCGTCACCCTAGAGCTGGTCCAGACTGTCCCTAGCCGTGGCGTCTGGCTCCCCATGACTGCCCTGGTGCCGGCAGAGCAAGGGTTGTGGGCTACCTATGCCCTGGTCCCCCAGCAGGATGATGCCAGCCTTTACCGGGTAGAGCCGCGCCAGGTGGAGGTCTTGCATACGGAAAGCGATCGCGCCTTCGTGCAGGGCCTAGTACAGGCAGGGGATCGTATCGTCAGGGATGGTAGCCAACGCCTAGTGCCAGGGCAACTCGTGCACTTGGCTCCTTAG
- a CDS encoding efflux RND transporter permease subunit codes for MFSRFYRHPRLLILALILIGVWGISAFQSLPRLEDPELVSRNAVVTTFWPGASAERIEALVTENIEAEITDIPEILTYESTSRPGSSIVEIELSEHVQAGEVDGIWSRVRDRLEDAAVAFPPGTTAPDLEQVEVKAYALVVALTWTRPDPPNYRLLRRLAAALKERLQALPGTEAVDVFGDPEEALVVEVDPARLAGMGLTAQSLSQQIRQSDAKVAAGQVRSPEHTLPLAVAGALDSLARLAQIPIRLGDGGQTAYLGDLAQLRRGTLEPLQELALAGGQPAVVLGALVQSDYRLDRWAQQAYPLLQAQQTQLASDLEIEILFDQSRYVSQRLRTLLLNLLLGAILVFGVTLGMMGWQAAVIVGVALPLTLLLVIGLMDLLAIPLHQMSITGLIVALGILIDTAIVMVDEVHHHLNQGEATAVPPQVAIDRSGWHLAVPLLSSTLTTVLAFMPIALLPGSVGEFVGTIGLTVILAVSCSLVLSMTVIPALAAYLHRGRLLGASWWQRGLSLPWLAHGYDRLLGQTLRRPLLGIALALLLPGLGLLQAPFLEQQFFPASDRDQLTVELELSAAASIQQTQAMGQRLRQRLRRHPQVDEVHWFVGSSAPRFYYNLTGGREHQANYGQALVQLHRLSSPALTHTLQAEVDRAFPTVRAVVRQLEQGPPFEAPIEVRLFGHDLQQLRRLGQQVRSQLVALEAVTHTRASLDETLPQLEFVLDETAVRLAGLDHGTVAQRLDQVLEGVLGGSVLETTEDLPVQVRLTNADRASLDQIAALPLALPGQDDWLPLDSLGAVQLVPKPAQIGHYNGERVNQIQGFVRAGVLPATVLAQFQQRLQTQTLPPGYRLEFGGEAEERSQAIGNLVSTVGVLGVLLVSTLVLSLGSFRLAALIGVVAIAAIGLGLFSVASFGYPFGFNPIIGTVGLIGVAINDSIVVLAALDSHPQARLGDRRAIQAVVSRSTRHVLATTFTTMVGFVPLLLAGGAFWPPLAVAIAGGVGGATFLALFLIPSAYRWLQGRHGAPVAPTDLLR; via the coding sequence ATGTTCAGTCGCTTCTATCGCCATCCCCGCCTGCTGATCCTGGCGTTAATCTTAATCGGGGTCTGGGGGATATCTGCCTTTCAGAGCCTGCCGCGGCTAGAAGATCCGGAATTAGTCTCTCGCAATGCCGTCGTCACCACCTTTTGGCCCGGGGCCAGTGCCGAGCGCATAGAAGCCCTGGTGACAGAAAACATCGAGGCAGAGATCACCGATATCCCAGAAATTCTCACCTATGAATCCACCTCTCGCCCGGGCAGTTCCATCGTCGAGATCGAACTGTCTGAGCATGTCCAGGCCGGGGAGGTAGACGGCATCTGGTCTCGGGTGCGGGACCGGCTAGAGGACGCCGCCGTTGCCTTTCCCCCGGGCACCACGGCTCCCGACCTGGAGCAGGTGGAGGTGAAGGCCTACGCCCTGGTAGTGGCCCTGACCTGGACTCGACCAGATCCTCCCAATTACCGGCTGCTCAGGCGCTTGGCCGCGGCCCTGAAAGAGCGGCTGCAGGCTCTGCCCGGCACCGAGGCCGTAGATGTCTTTGGCGACCCAGAGGAGGCCCTGGTGGTGGAGGTGGATCCGGCTCGGTTAGCTGGGATGGGGCTGACAGCCCAATCTCTGTCTCAGCAGATTCGCCAGAGCGACGCCAAAGTGGCGGCCGGGCAAGTGCGCAGTCCTGAGCACACCTTGCCCCTAGCGGTGGCAGGGGCGCTGGATTCCCTGGCTCGTCTAGCCCAGATTCCGATTCGGTTGGGCGATGGCGGCCAGACCGCCTACTTGGGAGACTTGGCCCAGCTGCGTCGAGGCACCCTGGAGCCCTTGCAGGAGTTAGCCCTAGCCGGCGGGCAACCAGCGGTAGTGCTAGGGGCCTTGGTGCAGTCGGATTATCGCCTCGATCGCTGGGCCCAGCAGGCCTATCCTCTCCTGCAGGCCCAACAGACCCAGCTGGCCAGTGACCTGGAGATCGAGATTCTCTTCGACCAGAGTCGCTATGTCAGCCAGCGGCTCCGGACCCTGCTGCTGAATCTGCTGCTGGGGGCCATATTGGTGTTTGGGGTCACCCTGGGGATGATGGGCTGGCAAGCGGCGGTGATCGTCGGGGTGGCCTTACCCCTAACCCTGCTGCTGGTGATAGGACTGATGGACCTCCTGGCCATTCCCTTACATCAGATGTCGATCACAGGGTTGATTGTGGCCCTGGGCATTCTCATCGATACGGCCATTGTCATGGTGGATGAGGTGCACCATCACTTGAATCAGGGGGAAGCCACGGCGGTCCCCCCCCAGGTCGCCATTGACCGCAGTGGCTGGCACTTGGCTGTGCCCCTGCTCAGTTCCACCCTGACCACGGTATTGGCCTTTATGCCCATTGCCCTGCTGCCGGGCAGCGTGGGAGAGTTCGTCGGCACCATCGGGTTGACGGTAATTCTGGCGGTGTCCTGCTCCTTGGTGCTGTCAATGACGGTGATTCCGGCCCTGGCTGCCTATCTCCACAGGGGACGCCTGCTGGGGGCCTCCTGGTGGCAGCGTGGCCTCAGCCTACCCTGGTTAGCCCACGGCTATGACCGGCTGCTGGGCCAGACCCTGCGTCGGCCTCTGTTGGGCATTGCCCTGGCCTTGCTACTGCCTGGCTTGGGCTTGCTGCAGGCACCGTTTTTAGAGCAGCAGTTCTTTCCAGCCAGTGATCGGGATCAGCTGACCGTTGAGTTGGAGCTATCGGCAGCGGCCTCGATTCAGCAGACCCAGGCCATGGGCCAGCGTCTGCGGCAACGGTTGCGGCGCCATCCCCAGGTAGACGAGGTGCACTGGTTTGTGGGCAGCAGTGCTCCCCGCTTTTATTACAATCTCACCGGCGGTCGGGAACACCAGGCCAACTACGGTCAGGCCCTGGTACAGCTGCATCGGCTCTCGTCTCCCGCCCTGACCCACACCCTGCAAGCAGAGGTGGATCGAGCCTTTCCTACGGTGCGAGCGGTGGTGCGGCAGCTAGAGCAGGGACCGCCTTTCGAGGCTCCGATTGAGGTGCGGCTCTTTGGCCATGACCTGCAGCAGCTACGGCGGTTGGGTCAGCAGGTGCGATCGCAGCTCGTGGCCCTAGAGGCGGTGACCCACACCCGGGCCAGCCTAGATGAGACCCTGCCCCAGCTGGAATTCGTGCTGGATGAAACGGCCGTGCGCCTGGCTGGGCTTGACCACGGCACCGTAGCCCAACGGCTGGATCAAGTTCTAGAAGGGGTTCTAGGGGGCTCGGTGCTAGAGACGACCGAGGACCTGCCGGTACAGGTGCGGCTGACCAACGCCGACCGGGCCAGCCTGGACCAGATTGCCGCCCTACCCCTAGCGCTGCCGGGCCAGGATGACTGGCTCCCCCTAGACAGCCTGGGGGCTGTGCAACTGGTGCCCAAACCCGCCCAAATTGGCCATTACAACGGCGAGCGGGTCAATCAGATTCAGGGGTTTGTCCGGGCCGGGGTGTTGCCAGCCACGGTGCTAGCCCAGTTCCAGCAGCGGCTACAGACCCAGACCCTGCCCCCTGGGTATCGGCTTGAATTTGGCGGAGAAGCCGAGGAGCGGTCCCAGGCCATCGGCAATCTGGTGTCTACGGTCGGGGTGTTGGGGGTATTGCTGGTCAGTACCCTGGTCCTCTCCTTAGGCTCCTTTCGATTGGCGGCCCTGATTGGGGTAGTTGCGATCGCAGCCATAGGCCTGGGGCTCTTCTCCGTAGCCAGCTTTGGGTATCCCTTCGGCTTTAACCCCATCATTGGCACCGTCGGGCTCATTGGCGTGGCCATCAACGACTCCATCGTGGTACTAGCCGCCCTAGATAGCCATCCTCAGGCCCGTCTAGGGGATAGGCGAGCCATACAAGCCGTCGTCAGCCGCTCTACCCGCCATGTGTTGGCCACCACCTTCACCACCATGGTTGGGTTTGTGCCCCTGTTACTAGCAGGAGGTGCCTTCTGGCCTCCCCTAGCCGTGGCCATTGCCGGCGGCGTCGGTGGGGCCACCTTCTTGGCCTTATTTCTGATCCCCTCCGCCTACAGGTGGCTACAGGGGCGGCATGGTGCTCCGGTCGCTCCAACTGACTTGCTACGATAA
- a CDS encoding acyl-CoA desaturase, whose translation MLPNSATATAPPLEHRTSGLGWINTTFFGSFHVLALLLGPLYFSWPALAVAVGLHWLFGGVGICLGYHRLLTHRSFQVPRWLEYAIATLGALAIQGGPVFWVGGHRQHHAFTEDVDKDPYSAKRGFWWSHVVWLLAPQNGTFNRRHYGKYAPDIVREPYYCWLDRYFLLLQIPLAVLLYAWGGWSFVIYGIFVRAVLLWQATWLVNSATHRWGYRTFADTDDDSRNLWWVSLVTYGEGWHNNHHACPRSAQTGWRWWEVDVTWWTIQLLRRLGLARKVVAMTPAGTTRRLP comes from the coding sequence ATGCTGCCAAACTCTGCTACGGCTACTGCCCCCCCCCTAGAGCATCGGACTTCGGGGCTTGGTTGGATTAATACTACCTTCTTCGGATCCTTCCATGTCTTAGCATTACTGCTGGGCCCCCTATACTTCTCCTGGCCAGCCTTGGCGGTCGCCGTGGGGCTGCACTGGTTGTTTGGGGGGGTGGGTATCTGCTTGGGATACCATCGTCTCTTGACTCATCGTAGCTTTCAGGTGCCGCGTTGGTTGGAATATGCGATCGCAACTCTGGGGGCCTTAGCGATTCAAGGGGGCCCCGTCTTTTGGGTGGGGGGGCATCGCCAGCATCATGCCTTTACTGAAGACGTCGACAAAGATCCTTACTCTGCCAAGCGGGGCTTTTGGTGGAGCCATGTGGTCTGGCTACTGGCCCCCCAAAACGGCACCTTTAACCGGCGACATTACGGCAAATATGCCCCCGACATCGTCAGAGAGCCCTATTACTGTTGGCTCGACCGCTACTTCCTACTGCTGCAGATTCCCCTAGCGGTTTTGCTCTATGCCTGGGGCGGTTGGTCCTTCGTGATTTACGGCATCTTTGTGCGAGCCGTGTTGCTGTGGCAAGCAACTTGGCTAGTCAACTCAGCCACCCATCGCTGGGGCTATCGCACCTTTGCTGATACCGATGACGATTCCCGCAATCTCTGGTGGGTCTCTCTGGTTACCTATGGCGAAGGCTGGCACAACAACCACCACGCCTGTCCCCGCTCTGCTCAAACCGGCTGGCGCTGGTGGGAAGTAGACGTCACCTGGTGGACTATACAACTGCTGCGCCGTTTAGGGCTAGCCCGTAAGGTAGTCGCCATGACACCAGCCGGCACGACTCGGCGCTTGCCCTAG
- a CDS encoding tetratricopeptide repeat protein has protein sequence MLGSDGWARWSRWLWLWGLIGGLACTPERAAIPYQAAAPSARVLQTLAYPPFWRDPATAARYRRQGLAYRAAQQYDRAIATLQIATALDPDAVAGWVILGWTQHLAGDTRGAIATLQTALARIPEHVPALNALGIVYLVQGDLSAAVNTHQRAIALQPDNEVAHYNLSLAYDRLNRPQAAIQHAQTATQLAPDNPHHWLALALAQIAATQPAAAREAYQKAIRQDSRYRQADFLAHLSQAGFSTPQIDRINHLRTAIVD, from the coding sequence GTGCTGGGAAGCGATGGCTGGGCAAGATGGAGCCGTTGGCTCTGGCTCTGGGGCCTCATCGGCGGGCTGGCCTGTACTCCGGAGAGGGCGGCGATACCTTACCAGGCGGCGGCGCCCTCAGCTAGGGTCCTGCAGACCCTGGCCTACCCGCCTTTTTGGCGTGATCCCGCTACGGCGGCCCGGTACCGACGGCAGGGATTAGCCTATCGAGCGGCTCAGCAATATGATCGTGCGATCGCAACGCTGCAAATTGCCACCGCCCTGGATCCTGATGCCGTGGCGGGCTGGGTGATTCTGGGCTGGACCCAACACCTCGCCGGCGACACCAGGGGAGCGATCGCAACCTTGCAGACAGCCCTAGCGCGGATCCCAGAACACGTTCCGGCTCTGAATGCCCTGGGTATCGTCTATTTGGTTCAGGGAGACTTATCAGCAGCGGTCAATACCCACCAACGGGCCATTGCTCTGCAGCCTGACAACGAGGTGGCCCACTACAACCTGAGCCTGGCCTACGACCGCCTCAATCGTCCCCAGGCCGCCATCCAACATGCCCAAACCGCCACCCAGCTTGCCCCCGACAATCCCCACCATTGGCTAGCCCTGGCCCTGGCTCAAATTGCTGCGACTCAGCCAGCTGCCGCCCGTGAGGCCTACCAAAAAGCAATCCGTCAGGATTCCCGCTACCGGCAGGCCGACTTTCTGGCCCACCTGAGCCAGGCGGGCTTCAGCACTCCTCAAATAGATCGCATCAACCACCTGCGGACAGCAATAGTCGACTAA
- a CDS encoding phycobiliprotein lyase yields MDIVKFLENTAGKWFSQRTTHYLTTAKSQAGHSNLEIEFLASGDPAITHLCQQLTQNPAAVLCGLRIHQDSRLEGDSLAYTGSTVMVVVGDNTGQGRLLSQTQGLAPTRGVYHLVDEVLTVITEDGSMRAEEQFWFANPNLRMRTSILKADDQVQMTSFCSEIRMGMRRPPQE; encoded by the coding sequence ATGGACATTGTAAAATTTCTTGAAAACACCGCTGGCAAGTGGTTTTCCCAACGCACGACCCACTATTTGACCACGGCCAAGTCCCAGGCAGGCCACTCTAACCTCGAGATTGAATTTCTCGCCAGCGGCGACCCCGCCATCACTCACCTGTGCCAGCAGTTGACCCAGAATCCGGCGGCGGTGCTCTGCGGCTTGCGAATCCACCAGGATAGTCGCCTGGAGGGAGATTCCCTGGCCTACACCGGGTCAACGGTAATGGTGGTCGTGGGGGATAACACGGGTCAGGGACGGCTGCTAAGCCAGACCCAGGGGCTGGCCCCTACCCGAGGGGTCTATCACTTGGTCGACGAGGTCCTGACGGTGATTACCGAGGATGGCTCCATGCGGGCCGAGGAACAGTTTTGGTTTGCCAACCCGAATCTGCGCATGCGCACCAGCATCCTCAAGGCCGATGACCAGGTGCAGATGACCTCGTTCTGTTCGGAAATTCGCATGGGGATGCGCCGTCCGCCTCAGGAGTGA
- the hemE gene encoding uroporphyrinogen decarboxylase codes for MTGFQEPYLLRATRGEALDRPPVWMMRQAGRYMKAYRDLRDRYPSFRERSENPDLAIEISLQPWHAFRPDGVILFSDILTPLPGMGIPFDIVENKGPIIDPPLRTQEQIDQIHALDPEASLPFIRTILQTLRQEVGNDAAVLGFVGAPWTLAAYAVEGKSSKTYSVIKGMAFSEPARLHQLLETLADNIAIYLRYQIDSGAQVVQMFDSWAGQLSPIDYRMFALPYQQRVVQQVKATHPDTPMILYISGSAGVLELMAESGVDMVSVDWTVDMADARRRLGPNVGVQGNVDPAALFGAKPFIRDRILDTIGKAGNRGHILNLGHGILPGTPEDNAAFFFETAKQIDQLLVAPAS; via the coding sequence ATGACCGGATTTCAGGAGCCCTATTTGCTCAGAGCCACCCGTGGGGAAGCCCTTGACCGGCCTCCTGTGTGGATGATGCGGCAGGCCGGCCGTTATATGAAGGCCTATCGCGATCTACGGGATCGCTATCCGTCGTTTCGGGAGCGATCTGAAAACCCAGATCTGGCCATCGAAATTTCTCTACAGCCTTGGCATGCCTTCCGCCCCGATGGCGTCATTCTCTTCTCCGACATCTTGACGCCTCTGCCAGGCATGGGCATTCCCTTTGACATCGTCGAGAATAAGGGCCCCATCATCGACCCCCCTCTGCGCACCCAGGAGCAAATCGATCAAATTCATGCCCTCGATCCAGAGGCATCGCTCCCCTTTATTCGCACGATTCTGCAGACCCTACGTCAGGAAGTCGGCAATGACGCGGCGGTGCTGGGCTTTGTCGGTGCCCCCTGGACTCTGGCTGCCTATGCCGTGGAAGGAAAGAGTTCCAAGACCTATTCCGTGATCAAGGGCATGGCCTTCTCGGAACCGGCCCGGCTGCATCAGTTGTTGGAGACCCTAGCCGATAACATCGCTATCTATCTGCGCTATCAGATCGACAGCGGTGCCCAGGTGGTGCAGATGTTTGACTCTTGGGCTGGGCAGCTCAGTCCCATCGATTATCGTATGTTTGCCTTGCCCTATCAGCAGCGGGTCGTGCAGCAAGTGAAAGCCACCCACCCCGACACGCCGATGATTCTCTATATCAGTGGCAGTGCTGGGGTGCTAGAGCTGATGGCTGAATCGGGGGTAGATATGGTCAGTGTCGACTGGACCGTCGACATGGCTGATGCCCGCCGTCGCCTCGGTCCCAATGTGGGTGTCCAGGGCAATGTCGACCCCGCCGCCCTGTTTGGGGCCAAGCCGTTCATTCGCGATCGCATCCTCGACACCATTGGCAAGGCCGGCAATCGTGGGCATATCCTGAATCTGGGCCATGGCATCTTGCCAGGCACCCCAGAAGACAACGCCGCCTTCTTCTTCGAGACGGCCAAACAGATCGATCAACTGCTGGTGGCCCCAGCGTCCTAG